In Schistocerca piceifrons isolate TAMUIC-IGC-003096 chromosome 9, iqSchPice1.1, whole genome shotgun sequence, the following proteins share a genomic window:
- the LOC124716844 gene encoding uncharacterized protein LOC124716844, which yields MVTTLLHGLLNSEKGTMSSILNVHETITFDDSIHRIENHAYKPYGQSVFGYNDSVSIVIQNDNSYLLPSESRLFIEGKIVNTAKTKATDANLGKNCALFLFSELQYRLNNEVVDHVRNPGITTLLKGTASFTPDHSNILLNAGWGSVANIKELVDSKGHFNFCIPLKMIFGFCEDYKKIILNAQHELVLIRNRNDTSSVLATKSDPDVQIILEKVWWEMPHVHVADKNQIPLWNILKNDRSLRLAFRHWDLIESIAPEINFWSWQIKFTTHLETARYVILGFQVDREAYDKDSSIFDSVDITNLKVYLNSVRYPEENFLCDFETKTLAHAYDLYSRFQPSYYIYNGLSNPLFSPIEFHNNPIFVIDCSHQNESIKSSIIDVKIEIETKNPFKRNTMAYCLVIHDVIIDMNPTTNRVIKRVQI from the coding sequence ATGGTAACAACACTTCTGCATGGATTGCTAAACAGTGAAAAAGGAACGATGAGCAGTATTTTGAATGTTCATGAAACCATTACTTTCGATGATTCAATTCATCGAATTGAGAACCATGCATACAAACCGTATGGACAATCAGTATTTGGGTATAATGATTCAGTATCAATTGTCATTCAAAATGATAACAGTTACTTATTACCTTCAGAAAGTAGATTATTCATTGAAGGAAAAATAGTAAATACGGCTAAAACTAAGGCAACTGATGCTAATTTAGGCAAAAACTGTgcacttttcttattttcagaacTTCAATATCGTCTTAATAATGAAGTTGTTGACCATGTTCGTAATCCTGGAATTACTACACTTCTGAAGGGAACTGCATCTTTTACACCTGATCATTCCAATATACTGTTAAATGCAGGATGGGGCTCAGTTGCAAACATCAAAGAACTTGTAGATAGTAAAGGACATTTCAACTTCTGTATTCCTTTGAAAATGATATTTGGCTTTTGTGaagattataaaaaaattatactcAATGCACAACATGAATTAGTTTTAATTCGTAACAGGAATGATACATCGTCCGTATTAGCAACTAAATCAGATCCAGATGTGCAAATAATACTGGAAAAAGTGTGGTGGGAAATGCCTCATGTGCATGTAGCAGATAAAAATCAAATTCCATtgtggaatattttgaaaaatgatagaaGTTTAAGACTTGCCTTTCGTCATTGGGATTTAATAGAAAGCATAGCACCAGAGATTAATTTTTGGTCCTGGCAAATTAAGTTCACAACACATCTGGAAACTGCTAGATATGTAATTTTGGGTTTTCAAGTTGATAGGGAAGCCTATGACAAAGATTCTAGTATATTTGATAGTGTAGATATAACAAATTTGAAAGTGTATTTAAATTCTGTGCGATATCCAGAAGAAAACTTTCTATGTGATTTTGAAACCAAAACATTGGCTCATGCATATGATTTATATTCAAGATTTCAGCCTTCATATTATATTTATAATGGATTAAGTAATCCACTTTTCAGTCCAATTGAATTCCATAACAACCCCATATTTGTTATTGATTGTTCACATCAAAATGAATCAATAAAATCCTCCATAATAGATGTGAAGATTGAGATAGAAACAAAGAATCCGTTTAAAAGAAACACAATGGCATACTGTCTTGTAATACATGATGTTATTATTGATATGAACCCCACTACCAACCGTGTGATAAAACGTGTGCAGATATAA
- the LOC124716845 gene encoding death-associated inhibitor of apoptosis 1-like, with protein sequence MYPTFAERLKTFENGNWPIDFLKPEDLAEMGFYRPNHNCNDDTVKCMYCNIEESNWQFDDIPFLRHICPASYHLAGINTCCPCCTVKKHSLTHTAQPAWPQYCCQQVHQQSFHDWPSYIPVKAEELAEAGFFYSGTADHTTCFYCGGTLHDWVDGDDPWGEHYRWFPRCMYLWLKNKSDLADDEVDLSKSVK encoded by the coding sequence ATGTACCCTACATTTGCTGAGCGTCTAAAGACTTTTGAGAATGGTAACTGGCCCATCGACTTTTTGAAGCCTGAAGACCTAGCAGAGATGGGCTTCTATAGACCAAATCACAACTGTAACGATGATACTGTAAAATGTATGTATTGCAACATTGAAGAGAGTAACTGGCAATTTGATGACATACCATTTCTGAGACATATATGTCCTGCATCATACCATCTTGCTGGTATCAACACATGTTGTCCTTGTTGTACAGTTAAAAAACACTCTTTGACGCATACAGCACAACCAGCATGGCCTCAGTATTGCTGTCAACAAGTACATCAACAGTCCTTCCATGATTGGCCCTCGTATATCCCAGTAAAGGCTGAAGAACTGGCTGAAGCAGGTTTCTTCTACTCTGGTACTGCTGATCACACGACCTGCTTCTACTGTGGTGGCACACTGCATGATTGGGTTGATGGTGATGATCCATGGGGTGAACACTATCGCTGGTTCCCTCGTTGCATGTATTTATGGTTGAAAAATAAATCTGATCTGGCAGATGATGAAGTAGATTTAAGTAAaagtgtaaaataa